From one Kiloniellales bacterium genomic stretch:
- a CDS encoding YggS family pyridoxal phosphate-dependent enzyme, whose product MASLVEPALDAERLAENLAAVRGQVAAAAEAAGRDPAEVTLVAVGKTHPAEWIEAALKAGQRVYGENRVQEAQGKFPDLKARYPDLVLHLIGPLQTNKAAVAVELFDVIETVDRPKLARVLAKEMDKAGRRPACFIQVNTGEEAQKAGVAPGEADQLIALSRDELGLPIEGLMCIPPVGEEPALHFALLREIACRNGLQSLSMGMSADFETAIRFGATHVRVGTAIFGPRAPR is encoded by the coding sequence ATGGCATCACTCGTCGAACCCGCCCTGGACGCGGAAAGGCTTGCCGAGAATCTGGCTGCCGTCCGCGGCCAGGTCGCGGCCGCGGCCGAGGCGGCGGGGCGCGATCCGGCCGAGGTCACCCTGGTCGCGGTCGGCAAGACCCACCCCGCCGAATGGATCGAGGCGGCGCTGAAAGCTGGCCAGCGGGTCTACGGCGAAAACCGGGTGCAGGAAGCGCAGGGTAAGTTCCCCGACCTGAAGGCGCGCTATCCGGACCTGGTTCTGCACCTGATCGGGCCGCTGCAGACCAACAAGGCGGCCGTCGCGGTCGAGCTCTTCGATGTGATCGAGACCGTTGACCGGCCCAAGCTGGCGCGGGTCCTGGCCAAGGAAATGGACAAGGCCGGCCGGCGGCCCGCCTGTTTCATACAGGTCAACACCGGCGAGGAAGCGCAGAAGGCCGGCGTGGCCCCGGGCGAGGCCGACCAGCTGATCGCGCTCAGCCGCGACGAGCTGGGTCTGCCGATCGAGGGCTTGATGTGCATCCCGCCGGTCGGCGAGGAGCCGGCGCTGCATTTTGCGCTGCTGCGCGAGATCGCCTGCCGCAACGGGCTGCAGTCGCTGTCCATGGGCATGAGCGCGGACTTCGAGACGGCGATCCGCTTCGGTGCCACCCACGTCCGCGTGGGCACCGCCATCTTCGGGCCACGCGCACCTCGTTGA
- a CDS encoding transporter substrate-binding domain-containing protein, which produces MTRPIRAGLALLLLCLAALPGNAQDRALDPGSTLNGVLERGALRVCFEAGYLPFEMVGKRSGLRERSLRPADERKGGQKTSFGGFDIDLARAMARDLGVDFVPVNTRWTSIIPSLVLGRCDIIISGMSITEERRQRVDFSDPYMQVGQTVLLNGKLADKVTSYRDLNDPKYRVASKPGTTGEAAVKRHLPEAVYQAFDTETAAAAAVAEGKVDAFVYDRPFHATYLAMHGAQGLVFLDEPFTDEAIAFAIRKDDPDFLAWLNAFLQEIRTDGRYDEIRRKWFESTDWFEFYG; this is translated from the coding sequence ATGACGCGCCCGATCCGCGCGGGTCTCGCCCTCCTGCTGCTCTGCCTGGCGGCCCTGCCCGGCAACGCCCAGGACAGGGCGCTCGACCCCGGCTCGACCTTGAACGGCGTTCTGGAGCGCGGCGCGCTCCGCGTCTGCTTCGAGGCCGGATACCTGCCCTTCGAGATGGTCGGCAAGCGCTCGGGCCTGCGCGAGCGCAGCCTGCGGCCGGCGGACGAACGGAAGGGCGGGCAGAAGACCAGCTTCGGCGGCTTCGACATCGACCTGGCCCGCGCCATGGCCCGGGACCTGGGGGTCGACTTCGTGCCGGTCAACACGCGGTGGACCAGCATCATCCCGTCGCTGGTTTTGGGTCGCTGCGACATCATCATCAGCGGCATGTCGATCACCGAAGAACGGCGCCAGCGGGTCGATTTTTCCGATCCCTACATGCAGGTCGGCCAGACGGTGCTGCTGAACGGGAAACTGGCCGATAAAGTGACCTCCTATCGGGATCTGAACGACCCGAAGTACCGCGTCGCCTCCAAACCGGGGACGACCGGCGAAGCGGCGGTGAAGCGGCACCTGCCCGAAGCCGTCTACCAGGCTTTCGACACGGAAACCGCGGCGGCGGCGGCGGTCGCCGAAGGAAAGGTCGACGCCTTCGTCTACGACCGGCCGTTCCACGCCACCTACCTGGCGATGCACGGCGCTCAAGGACTGGTGTTCCTGGACGAGCCCTTTACCGACGAAGCGATCGCCTTCGCCATCCGCAAGGACGACCCCGATTTCCTCGCTTGGCTAAACGCCTTCCTGCAGGAGATCAGGACCGACGGCCGCTACGACGAGATCCGCCGCAAGTGGTTCGAATCGACCGATTGGTTCGAGTTCTACGGATAG
- a CDS encoding aminotransferase class V-fold PLP-dependent enzyme, which yields MALDVKQIRAETPGIDKSVHLAAAGSALMPKPVVDAVIEHTQLEAEIGGYEAQAAKAPELASVYDLIATLIEASSREIAILENATVAWCHAFYALPLRSGDRVLTCEAEYAANYVAFLQRARRDGIVIDVVPSDRDGSLDLAALEDMIDERVALIATTWVPTNGGLVNPAEKIGEIARGRGIPYLLDACQAVGQMPVNVEALGCDFLSATGRKFLRGPRGTGFLYVREKWLETLEPAMIDHFGAPWIAHDRYRLRPDARRFETWENSYALRAGLGAAVAYALSLGLPAIRDRAWALAKGLRERLERIPGCEVRDLGKDPCAIVSFTIEGLETKEAIARLRKQAITIGSSQPSSTRLDSEARNLPVLFRASPHYYNTEEELDRLVAALLACLDP from the coding sequence ATGGCATTGGACGTGAAGCAGATCAGGGCGGAGACCCCGGGTATCGACAAGAGCGTCCATCTGGCCGCGGCGGGATCAGCGCTGATGCCCAAGCCGGTCGTCGATGCGGTGATCGAGCATACGCAGCTGGAAGCCGAGATCGGCGGCTACGAGGCGCAGGCCGCGAAGGCCCCCGAGCTCGCCTCGGTCTATGACCTGATAGCGACCTTGATCGAAGCCTCGTCCCGTGAGATCGCGATTCTCGAGAATGCCACGGTGGCGTGGTGCCATGCCTTCTACGCCCTGCCGCTGCGCAGCGGCGACCGAGTCCTGACCTGCGAGGCGGAGTACGCCGCAAACTACGTGGCTTTCCTCCAACGGGCCAGGCGCGACGGCATCGTTATCGACGTCGTGCCCAGCGACCGGGACGGCTCGCTCGACCTTGCGGCCTTGGAGGACATGATCGACGAGCGTGTCGCGCTCATCGCCACCACCTGGGTCCCGACCAACGGCGGCCTGGTCAATCCCGCGGAAAAGATCGGCGAGATTGCGCGCGGCCGCGGCATACCCTATCTGCTCGACGCCTGCCAGGCGGTCGGGCAGATGCCGGTCAATGTCGAGGCGCTCGGCTGCGACTTCCTCTCGGCGACCGGCCGCAAGTTCCTGCGCGGGCCGCGCGGCACCGGATTTCTCTACGTCCGTGAGAAGTGGCTGGAGACCCTGGAGCCGGCAATGATCGACCACTTTGGTGCGCCCTGGATCGCGCATGACCGCTACCGCTTGAGACCGGACGCACGCCGCTTCGAGACCTGGGAGAACTCCTACGCTCTGCGCGCCGGCCTCGGGGCCGCGGTCGCCTACGCCCTGTCGCTCGGCCTGCCGGCGATCAGGGACCGTGCCTGGGCACTCGCGAAAGGGCTGCGTGAAAGGCTGGAGCGCATCCCCGGATGCGAGGTTCGGGACCTCGGAAAGGACCCCTGCGCCATCGTGAGCTTCACCATCGAAGGATTGGAAACCAAAGAAGCAATCGCGAGACTGCGTAAACAGGCCATCACGATCGGCTCGTCACAGCCGTCCAGCACCCGGCTTGATTCGGAAGCCCGTAACCTGCCGGTCCTCTTCAGGGCTTCGCCTCACTACTACAACACCGAAGAGGAACTCGACCGCCTCGTGGCTGCGCTGCTCGCGTGTCTCGACCCCTAA